Proteins from a genomic interval of Paenibacillus sp. FSL R5-0623:
- a CDS encoding SDR family NAD(P)-dependent oxidoreductase — translation MMRTVCVTGAARGLGLALTAQMLKRGYLVYAAGLDVEDSEGIRMLAEGYPDHLRAIELDIADDLSVLCSRRR, via the coding sequence ATGATGAGAACCGTATGTGTAACGGGAGCTGCTCGGGGATTGGGATTGGCTTTGACAGCACAGATGCTGAAGAGAGGGTATCTCGTGTATGCGGCCGGTCTGGACGTGGAGGATTCCGAGGGGATTCGTATGCTTGCAGAAGGATATCCGGACCATCTGCGCGCCATCGAACTGGATATCGCGGACGACCTGTCGGTACTCTGTTCACGGAGACGTTGA
- a CDS encoding pirin family protein: MINVIPSDARSSFDRGWLRGSHSFSFGEYQDPENTAFGPMRVANDDVIAPGRGFGAHPHSDMEIVSIVLNGKLRHEDNLGNVAVTGFGGIQRMSAGSGMIHTEHNASDTEEVRLLQLWFMPQTKGLEPSYETTSFDPAALAGALVPIVSPDGGPRVATIHQDMTIYLGRLAKDETLTFNQDSGRRMYIFSIEGKLGLDGEYLLNEGDTARVEQRDSIELQGNEDTFYMIIDLP, from the coding sequence ATGATTAACGTCATTCCATCCGATGCCCGCTCTAGCTTCGATCGAGGCTGGCTCCGTGGCAGTCACAGCTTTTCCTTTGGAGAATACCAAGACCCCGAAAATACGGCGTTTGGACCGATGAGGGTAGCGAACGACGATGTGATCGCGCCTGGCCGCGGTTTTGGGGCTCACCCACATAGTGACATGGAGATTGTATCCATCGTACTGAACGGCAAGTTGCGACATGAAGATAATCTGGGCAATGTAGCCGTTACAGGTTTTGGTGGTATCCAACGGATGTCAGCAGGCAGTGGCATGATTCATACCGAACATAATGCATCCGATACCGAAGAAGTACGTTTGCTTCAGCTCTGGTTCATGCCACAGACCAAAGGGTTGGAGCCCTCGTATGAGACCACATCATTTGATCCAGCGGCATTGGCAGGAGCACTCGTGCCGATTGTATCCCCAGATGGGGGACCAAGAGTTGCGACCATTCATCAGGATATGACGATCTACCTTGGCCGATTAGCCAAAGACGAAACGTTAACCTTTAATCAGGATTCGGGCCGCCGGATGTACATTTTCTCCATCGAAGGCAAGCTGGGATTGGATGGAGAGTACCTGTTGAACGAAGGCGATACGGCTCGTGTGGAACAGCGGGATTCAATCGAACTGCAAGGAAATGAAGATACGTTCTATATGATTATTGATTTGCCGTAG
- a CDS encoding endospore germination permease: protein MNQSVTHRQIVLLVLLLSITGTLIQPHAQAIFYAEQHAYLSYVPVVLVMMASLWLISRVQQRFPNQDLFESLVQRFPFLGRVMGFLYILFFFFVFARDIRLSGDYVSITLLENTPISIIAVSLVVMGIFIVRGGLGSLIGMAELYVTLFLLISMIIPFMLIQQVNMDNLMPYFHVDVAGVGKGSWYIFSFYGEMIALPFVIKGSDFRFKSVLGGMIISALLMMLILVETITAIGVPIASRLVYPSYELARQLQISDFLDRFDLALAAATMPTMITKIAFDLYFVCWGLKRMIPKVSGKMMTGPVALVGFVCAFWFFRNAIQLNRFTREWTWIAIVFEALFPIVLFLFLRPRKKDNKESTQQRSGDQSKKEKHEQGHESSDSEKDGEKRRQDSHGGELQPS from the coding sequence ATGAATCAGAGTGTGACTCATCGGCAGATCGTGCTGCTCGTGCTACTGCTCAGTATTACAGGTACGCTGATTCAGCCCCACGCGCAGGCCATTTTCTACGCGGAGCAGCATGCTTATCTCTCGTATGTGCCCGTTGTTCTTGTGATGATGGCGTCTCTATGGTTGATAAGTAGGGTCCAGCAGCGTTTTCCCAATCAGGATCTGTTCGAATCCCTTGTTCAGCGATTCCCGTTTTTGGGGAGAGTAATGGGATTTCTGTACATTCTATTTTTTTTCTTTGTGTTTGCAAGAGATATCCGATTATCGGGTGACTATGTGAGTATAACGCTACTGGAGAACACACCCATTTCCATCATTGCAGTATCTCTGGTGGTCATGGGGATCTTTATCGTTCGAGGCGGACTGGGTTCCTTAATCGGAATGGCGGAGTTGTATGTTACCCTGTTCCTGCTGATCTCTATGATTATACCTTTCATGCTTATTCAGCAGGTAAATATGGATAATCTCATGCCTTATTTTCATGTTGATGTTGCAGGAGTAGGCAAGGGAAGTTGGTACATATTTTCTTTTTATGGAGAGATGATTGCATTGCCGTTTGTCATCAAGGGTAGTGATTTTCGTTTCAAGTCTGTTCTAGGGGGAATGATCATCTCTGCACTTCTAATGATGCTTATCCTTGTGGAGACGATAACTGCGATTGGAGTCCCTATTGCTTCCAGACTGGTATACCCATCCTATGAGCTGGCAAGGCAGCTGCAAATCAGTGATTTTCTAGACCGGTTTGACCTTGCGCTGGCAGCAGCAACCATGCCGACCATGATCACGAAGATTGCATTTGATCTATACTTTGTCTGTTGGGGACTGAAGCGAATGATTCCCAAAGTGTCGGGAAAGATGATGACGGGCCCGGTCGCCTTGGTCGGATTCGTATGTGCTTTCTGGTTCTTCCGAAATGCGATTCAGCTCAATCGTTTTACTCGGGAATGGACATGGATTGCCATTGTTTTTGAAGCGCTTTTCCCCATTGTGCTGTTTCTGTTTCTTCGTCCACGTAAAAAGGATAATAAAGAATCTACCCAACAGAGATCGGGAGACCAGTCAAAGAAAGAGAAGCATGAACAGGGACATGAATCCTCTGATTCGGAGAAGGATGGAGAGAAAAGAAGGCAGGATTCTCATGGCGGAGAACTCCAGCCTTCCTGA
- a CDS encoding DoxX family protein, which yields MNNKSVEIGLLFSRIMIGLIFVLHGWSKFEGGISGTVGFFESIGIPGFLASVVAIIELVGGAAMILGLGTRVFAALFAIVMVGVLFTAKVGEPFLSGTELDYLLLAGSLTLLFTGSRLLAVDYLFSRQGNARQNVSA from the coding sequence ATGAATAATAAAAGTGTAGAGATTGGATTACTTTTCTCAAGGATTATGATCGGTTTGATCTTTGTATTGCATGGCTGGAGTAAATTCGAAGGTGGAATCAGCGGTACGGTAGGTTTTTTCGAAAGTATTGGTATTCCCGGATTTCTTGCATCCGTTGTAGCCATCATTGAGTTGGTAGGTGGTGCAGCGATGATTCTGGGTCTGGGAACACGTGTGTTTGCTGCCCTGTTTGCCATCGTGATGGTTGGCGTTCTGTTTACAGCCAAAGTGGGTGAGCCGTTCCTGAGTGGTACCGAGTTAGATTACCTGCTGCTGGCGGGTTCCCTGACACTGCTCTTCACAGGAAGCCGCCTCCTGGCCGTGGATTATCTGTTCTCCAGACAGGGGAACGCTCGCCAGAATGTGAGTGCTTGA
- a CDS encoding spore germination protein yields MADKTSGKDKSRQPGRASEEKKHIPLGLPSPPFLRQPISAVHETQIQAVKEIFSDCSDVVFRNVMITPEVKGLLVYIEGIVNSADIQEHMLRPIIRGLVQQRTDEPDVPLDDTTVELTQVKRVNTWAAAAEGVLASSALLVIDGSNEAWMFNVKGGVRRGVEEPQTESVIRGPREGFTETLRVNTALLRFKLKTPSLKMVSMTLGTETKTDIVLTYLDDIVDPKVVQDVKERLEKIKIDGILETGYIEELIEDHPYSPFPQMHYSERPDTVAGNLLEGRFAILVDGTPFALIAPVTMWQMLQASEDYYERFFITNLLRWIRFLFVAIALFLPALYIAITTFHQDMLPTTLILSIAGAREAIPFPALVEALIMELSFEALREAGVRLPKTVGQAVSILGALVIGQAAVQAGIVSAPMVIIVSMTGIASFTIPRFNFAITVRLLRFPIMLLAGMFGLYGIVIGLVLISVHLTQMTSFGMPYLSGLSPYSKTDTKDILIRVPWWKMINRPSTVQRDQKRMAEKINGSPEAEEGW; encoded by the coding sequence ATGGCAGACAAAACATCTGGGAAAGACAAGTCCCGACAACCGGGACGAGCGTCAGAAGAAAAAAAGCATATCCCTCTGGGACTGCCGTCCCCGCCTTTTCTACGGCAGCCGATTAGTGCAGTACATGAAACTCAGATTCAGGCGGTAAAGGAGATCTTCTCCGATTGCTCGGATGTGGTTTTTCGCAACGTCATGATTACGCCTGAAGTGAAAGGACTTCTGGTCTATATCGAAGGCATTGTTAATTCGGCTGATATCCAGGAACACATGTTGCGTCCGATTATTCGTGGGCTGGTGCAGCAGCGTACAGATGAACCTGATGTTCCACTGGATGATACAACCGTTGAGCTAACACAGGTGAAGCGCGTTAACACCTGGGCTGCCGCGGCTGAAGGGGTGCTGGCATCCTCCGCCCTTCTGGTGATCGATGGAAGTAACGAAGCCTGGATGTTTAACGTCAAAGGTGGCGTCAGACGCGGTGTGGAGGAACCTCAGACGGAATCCGTCATTCGGGGACCACGGGAGGGATTTACCGAAACACTGCGCGTGAATACGGCTTTACTGCGGTTCAAGCTGAAAACTCCCTCCCTCAAGATGGTAAGTATGACACTAGGCACAGAAACCAAAACCGATATTGTTCTGACCTATCTGGACGATATTGTTGATCCAAAGGTGGTTCAGGACGTGAAGGAACGCCTGGAAAAGATCAAAATTGACGGCATTCTGGAGACGGGTTATATCGAGGAACTGATTGAGGACCACCCGTATTCTCCATTCCCACAGATGCACTATTCCGAGCGCCCGGATACAGTAGCAGGTAACTTATTGGAAGGACGATTTGCCATTTTGGTAGACGGAACTCCCTTTGCGTTAATTGCTCCAGTGACCATGTGGCAGATGCTTCAAGCCAGCGAGGATTATTATGAACGATTCTTTATCACTAATCTGTTGCGGTGGATTCGTTTTTTGTTCGTAGCCATTGCGTTATTCCTGCCAGCGCTATACATCGCTATTACGACATTTCATCAGGACATGTTACCCACCACATTGATTTTAAGTATCGCAGGAGCACGGGAAGCTATCCCCTTTCCCGCACTGGTTGAAGCACTCATCATGGAGCTGTCTTTCGAGGCTCTCCGTGAAGCAGGAGTCAGGTTACCGAAAACGGTAGGGCAGGCCGTCAGTATCCTGGGTGCACTTGTAATTGGGCAGGCAGCCGTTCAGGCAGGGATTGTATCTGCACCGATGGTTATTATCGTATCCATGACAGGTATTGCTTCCTTTACGATTCCACGGTTTAACTTTGCAATTACCGTTCGTTTATTGCGTTTTCCAATCATGTTACTGGCTGGTATGTTCGGACTGTATGGTATCGTGATCGGTCTGGTCCTGATTTCGGTGCATCTGACCCAGATGACTTCATTTGGTATGCCGTATCTGTCAGGTCTTAGCCCATACAGCAAAACAGATACTAAGGATATTCTCATTCGTGTACCATGGTGGAAAATGATCAATCGTCCATCTACGGTTCAACGGGATCAGAAGCGGATGGCAGAGAAGATCAATGGTTCGCCTGAAGCAGAAGAGGGGTGGTAA
- a CDS encoding uroporphyrinogen-III synthase, with translation MAQHLAGVRVALTGPRKSKEMSVLVEKMGGIPLVRPAQGTVFLDDRSIRDGLVSWISDPPDWAVLTTGMGLDALFEMAEDMEVAGKLLDALSESSIAARGYKTVNALKKRKLTPLVRDDDGSTDGLIREFAPHDLAGKKVMLQLHGETAPKLVAWLKEQGAIVRQVLPYRHVPPEETELEQLLNEILKFEVDAVAFTSGPQVRFLTQYAASQDKLEPLLAAFRQGVIPASVGKVTANSMREEGIEALVIPEEEKMGALIVELGRYFAAGRAAKIRD, from the coding sequence ATGGCTCAACATTTGGCAGGTGTGCGTGTAGCATTGACAGGACCACGAAAATCGAAAGAAATGTCCGTACTGGTTGAAAAAATGGGTGGAATCCCGCTTGTGCGACCGGCACAGGGGACCGTATTCCTGGATGACCGGAGTATCAGAGATGGGCTGGTATCCTGGATTTCAGACCCGCCAGACTGGGCGGTGTTAACTACGGGTATGGGATTGGATGCATTGTTTGAAATGGCTGAGGATATGGAAGTGGCAGGAAAATTACTGGATGCATTATCGGAATCCTCAATCGCGGCAAGGGGATACAAGACGGTGAATGCGCTCAAAAAGCGCAAGTTAACACCACTGGTACGAGATGATGACGGTAGCACGGACGGGCTCATTCGAGAATTCGCCCCACATGATCTCGCAGGGAAAAAGGTGATGTTGCAGCTTCATGGGGAGACAGCTCCCAAGCTCGTTGCATGGTTGAAAGAACAAGGTGCAATCGTCAGACAAGTGCTTCCTTACCGCCATGTACCGCCAGAAGAGACAGAGCTGGAACAGTTACTGAATGAAATTCTAAAGTTCGAAGTAGATGCTGTTGCGTTCACAAGTGGACCGCAGGTCAGATTTCTGACCCAATATGCAGCCTCCCAGGACAAGCTTGAGCCGTTGCTTGCAGCCTTCAGACAAGGCGTAATCCCTGCGTCTGTAGGTAAAGTAACAGCAAACTCCATGCGTGAAGAAGGCATTGAGGCACTGGTCATTCCGGAGGAAGAGAAGATGGGAGCACTCATCGTTGAGCTTGGACGTTACTTTGCAGCAGGGCGTGCGGCTAAGATTAGAGATTAG
- a CDS encoding Ger(x)C family spore germination protein: protein MYKYRAVIALLLCTSLISGCWDREEINDVAFVIGVAVDKEEQNYRSSLQIALPGQSGATGSEGGGGGTSGDKSWFILSNTAKTFHGTSLEGQKALSRRLYYAHRRTLLIGEDLAREGVAPMLDLMTRYPLNRFSALPVVTRGEAYKVMDTDAPIEKFPSEMVRELCFLNMRNPRSLKTFIDSILSEGVDPFLPIASVADTVPKNWKDTKTNIKMDGLAIFKKDKLVGMIDKAPADALILAMGEANAPEVMVEAPRGEGDIFIKLNENNSSLHPSVKNDKVKVNIQLYAKGVIVDNESNYGDRREEEILKLNDAIHKKIKSDIEEGIRLVQQKYHADILGIGRSIHQHLPAEWDKMKDRWDVIYPDVEVTVIPHVIIENVGVINKPIGVMEEDVIHD from the coding sequence ATGTATAAATACCGGGCAGTTATAGCTCTGTTGTTATGTACCTCTCTCATTTCAGGTTGCTGGGACCGAGAGGAAATAAATGATGTTGCCTTTGTAATTGGTGTCGCCGTGGATAAGGAGGAACAAAATTACAGATCCAGTCTGCAGATTGCGCTTCCAGGACAATCTGGTGCTACGGGTAGTGAAGGAGGAGGAGGGGGCACAAGTGGTGATAAATCTTGGTTCATATTGTCCAATACAGCCAAAACCTTTCACGGAACATCTCTTGAAGGGCAAAAGGCGCTCTCACGCAGATTATATTACGCTCATCGTCGTACTCTGCTAATCGGTGAGGATTTGGCTAGGGAGGGCGTTGCCCCTATGCTGGATTTGATGACACGTTACCCGCTCAATCGTTTCTCAGCGTTGCCGGTTGTGACAAGAGGAGAAGCATATAAGGTCATGGATACTGATGCACCCATAGAAAAATTTCCATCTGAGATGGTGCGGGAATTGTGTTTTTTAAATATGCGAAATCCCCGCTCACTCAAGACGTTTATAGATTCCATTCTTAGTGAAGGCGTAGATCCTTTTCTGCCCATTGCTTCGGTTGCCGACACTGTGCCGAAGAACTGGAAGGACACCAAAACGAACATCAAGATGGATGGATTGGCCATTTTCAAGAAAGACAAGCTGGTAGGCATGATCGACAAGGCACCGGCAGATGCACTGATTCTGGCCATGGGTGAGGCCAATGCGCCAGAGGTTATGGTCGAGGCTCCACGGGGAGAAGGAGATATATTCATCAAACTGAACGAGAACAATTCTTCGCTGCACCCCAGTGTCAAGAATGACAAGGTTAAGGTGAACATTCAATTGTACGCCAAGGGAGTTATCGTGGATAACGAATCGAATTACGGTGACCGGCGGGAGGAAGAGATATTGAAGTTAAATGACGCCATCCACAAGAAAATAAAGTCAGACATTGAGGAAGGCATCCGATTGGTTCAGCAGAAGTATCATGCCGATATTCTTGGAATCGGTCGATCTATCCATCAACACCTGCCGGCGGAATGGGACAAGATGAAGGATCGATGGGATGTCATTTATCCTGACGTTGAGGTAACCGTTATTCCCCATGTCATTATTGAAAATGTAGGAGTGATCAATAAACCAATCGGTGTAATGGAGGAGGACGTCATTCATGATTAA
- a CDS encoding SDR family NAD(P)-dependent oxidoreductase, with translation MLINNAAILGSITDHIRGPLNMAEMTEVFNVNTLGTLRVTHSLLPLLLQGQVKLIVDISSEAGSIEQCSRDGWYAYCMSKAALNMQARLVHNGLKDEGGQVMLVHPGWVQSYMRGELDVAADLTPEQSAQHIAVLIDRHEQFKGDQPAYVDYKGEKLPW, from the coding sequence ATGCTGATCAATAATGCGGCTATACTAGGGAGTATTACGGATCATATCCGCGGGCCGTTGAATATGGCGGAGATGACCGAAGTATTTAATGTGAACACCTTAGGTACACTGCGTGTGACTCATTCCCTGTTACCCCTCCTTCTTCAAGGACAGGTCAAGCTGATTGTTGATATCTCTTCCGAGGCTGGAAGTATAGAACAATGCAGTCGGGATGGGTGGTATGCCTATTGTATGTCCAAAGCTGCTTTGAACATGCAGGCCCGTCTTGTACACAATGGTCTGAAGGATGAAGGCGGACAAGTGATGCTTGTGCATCCCGGTTGGGTACAGAGTTATATGCGGGGCGAATTGGATGTTGCTGCGGATCTCACGCCCGAGCAATCTGCACAGCATATCGCAGTACTTATCGACCGCCATGAACAGTTTAAAGGAGATCAACCCGCATATGTGGACTACAAGGGCGAGAAGCTCCCCTGGTAG
- a CDS encoding M56 family metallopeptidase: MWKTRSKLLFTVGFGIPLLVFMQMFMYAMYKIFGWDIPFNLLWLCNHWMSRLGWLSVGHFLLALVLLTFAGTGWLLMVRMMKTRAAVRKLRSMEVRALSRELESKYHHLGQPGFIVVDKHSPVAFTIGLWRPCIVLSTGLLTMLDAEEETAVVYHEVHHLWHRDPLKTTLLSVFAIMMPYIPVLKHTSKHYNIVREILADNEAIERTGNVAGIGSALLKLLRACPEPWGATELTVQSSFADTSVNVRISRLLDPEQDVTLRLPRYAVLMSATVFLLLSILFVWSIG, encoded by the coding sequence ATGTGGAAGACCCGCTCGAAACTTTTGTTTACCGTCGGGTTTGGCATTCCGTTACTCGTGTTCATGCAGATGTTCATGTACGCGATGTACAAAATTTTTGGCTGGGATATCCCGTTTAACCTGCTCTGGCTCTGCAATCATTGGATGAGTCGACTGGGTTGGTTATCCGTGGGACATTTCCTGCTGGCACTGGTATTGCTGACATTTGCGGGAACAGGTTGGTTGCTAATGGTGCGTATGATGAAAACCAGAGCAGCCGTACGTAAGCTCCGCTCCATGGAGGTGCGTGCATTGTCTCGCGAACTGGAGTCCAAGTATCACCATCTTGGACAGCCAGGATTCATTGTAGTGGACAAGCATTCTCCGGTTGCATTTACAATTGGTCTATGGAGACCTTGCATCGTACTCTCCACGGGGCTTCTGACGATGCTGGATGCAGAAGAGGAGACAGCAGTTGTGTACCACGAAGTCCATCATCTGTGGCACCGTGACCCACTGAAAACGACACTGTTATCGGTATTTGCAATCATGATGCCGTATATTCCCGTATTGAAGCATACTTCGAAACATTACAATATCGTTAGAGAAATTCTGGCAGACAATGAGGCCATTGAGCGTACAGGCAATGTGGCAGGCATTGGCAGTGCTTTGCTCAAGCTGCTCCGTGCTTGTCCTGAACCTTGGGGGGCCACAGAACTGACCGTTCAATCCTCATTTGCGGATACGTCGGTGAATGTCCGCATTTCACGTCTGCTGGACCCCGAACAGGACGTGACGCTGAGATTGCCACGTTATGCTGTTTTGATGTCGGCTACTGTTTTTCTATTGCTCTCTATCTTGTTTGTTTGGTCCATCGGATAG